The nucleotide sequence TTGGTGGACCATTTTGTTTCGGAAAAGCATCCAGAGGTTGCTGCCTTCCTGGCCACCGTGCATCCTAATCTCCAGATCAAACTGTACAACCCGGTTGTCGGCCTTTTTTCAGGAGAGCGCATCTATCCCTCCATCCTGGATCAGCTCATCCATCTCCTGACCGGCTTTAACCGGGTGAATCAACGTATGCATAATAAGGTCCTTGTGGTGGATGACCAGGTCGGGATTACCGGGGGCCGCAATAATCAGAATGCCTATTACGATCAGGCCAGGGGGATGAATTACCGGGACAGGGATGTGCTGGTTGATGGCCCGGTGGTCGGGGAGATGCGCAAGAGCTTTGATGCCTTTTGGGACTATAAGGATTCGGTCCCGATCCAGTCCCTGGTCGATTGGCAAGAGGAACTTGAGGACGGGACCTTGAAAATCTGGTCGACCAAGGGAGACTTTGCCTTCAATGGCCTGTTTGAAAAACTCTTTGTTGAGGCAAATGATCCGCAACTCATTAAAGAGAAATTTGTCCGCCACCTGCACCCTGTTGAGCAGGCCTCTTTTCTTGCTGATAACCCAGGCAAGAATAAAAAACGATTTTTTTGGCGTTTTTTTGGCGCAGGCAAGATAACTCGGGAGTTAGCTAAATTGGTTTCCGATGCCAAGAAGAGTATCTTTATCAATACCCCCTACCTGATCCTGACAGAGCCAGCTATTTATCTGTTCAAGAACCTTGTGAAAAAACATCCAGAGATCGATATTCGTATCGCCACCAACAGTCTGGCAGCCACAGACTGTTGGCAGTGTTACGCCTTATCCTTTCAGCTGAAACAGGTGATGTTGAGTGATCTGAAGTTCAGGGTCTATGAGTTCAAACCTCTGCCCGGGGATATGCGGACCTACATGCCCAGCTTTGATGTCTTGCGTTCAAGGGGCCTGACCCCTACGGAGAAGGAAGAGCTCGAGGCAGCAAACCTGATTCCAGCAAGGCCAGCGCAGGGCCTGCAACGGCCTCCCTTACCAGGGGAACCCTATTTTGCCCTTCATGCCAAGTCTTTGGTCATTGATGATGAGATAACCTTTATTGGTT is from Candidatus Electrothrix sp. GW3-4 and encodes:
- a CDS encoding phospholipase D family protein gives rise to the protein MNKQGIPATKIQPYVFLLLFLLSFSLGACGPKPIPAGSAEARKEIQPGISSPLLHYPSDLDPLEKNKAALLDIGEEALLLRIHLIRAARRSIELQTIIWINDESGRLLMYEMIQAAKRGVKVRLLVDHFVSEKHPEVAAFLATVHPNLQIKLYNPVVGLFSGERIYPSILDQLIHLLTGFNRVNQRMHNKVLVVDDQVGITGGRNNQNAYYDQARGMNYRDRDVLVDGPVVGEMRKSFDAFWDYKDSVPIQSLVDWQEELEDGTLKIWSTKGDFAFNGLFEKLFVEANDPQLIKEKFVRHLHPVEQASFLADNPGKNKKRFFWRFFGAGKITRELAKLVSDAKKSIFINTPYLILTEPAIYLFKNLVKKHPEIDIRIATNSLAATDCWQCYALSFQLKQVMLSDLKFRVYEFKPLPGDMRTYMPSFDVLRSRGLTPTEKEELEAANLIPARPAQGLQRPPLPGEPYFALHAKSLVIDDEITFIGSYNLDPRSENLNTEVGLVVRDRAFAALVKASIQQDMLPQNSWVIAKNRYPLGLDIPNALLGEFSRLIPLVDPWPLRYAGSYNLKKDKAPLDPGQRDFYEHYDYVGSFPDVPPERTGKILGALTTKTLLGIVKPLL